AGTTGAACAAGGTTCTTAGTTCTATGAGGAGAGACAATGTTGGTCTGATTGTCAAGAATGATTCTTTGATTCTGGAAGTTGCCAAACGTGAATACCTTAGACTTGGCCACGATGTTACCCAACATGGCTACATTCGGAACAAACTACGAGAACTTGGTCGTCTTGTTATACAACTGAGACAAAACACCCACCAACCAAATGCATCACTGGAAGTATTCGTGCATCCCCGCCATCTGAATGATATCGTCAAGGCTGTTCATGATGTCGCCGGCTTCAGTGAAGGAAAACAGATGTATCACGTTCCATCTCTAGCACTCAAGATTGGACATTCCATCAAGAGATGTGCACTCATATTGCAAGCAAGTGCTTTAGAGTTTAATCTTAGGCAAAAAGCGGAACAGGCCGAACAGTTTAGGCAGTTATGTGAAATAAAGTGGCCAGAACTTGTGTCAACGCACGCCCACAGAACACTGTACCAAGGAAAGCGCAACAAACCTGCTGATCTCCCCACAAATGCAGATGTGGTGAAAATCTCATCGTTCCTTCATGAAACTGGCAATTGGGAAGTGCAGCTCCTACACTCTGCTAAGGGCCATGAAATTACACCAGCTTGGAAGAAATTGAATGAAGTCACACTGTGCcatctcattatcttcaaccgcAGACGACAGGGGGAAGTATCCAAAATGAAACTTGAAGATTTTCAGAAGCGAAGTAGTGCAGCCATTGTGAATGGTGATTGCGTGATGACTGATCTTGAACGGCACCTCTGTAAAATGTTCAAAGTCATTGAAATAGTTGGTAAGAGGGGCAGAACTGTTCCTGTGCTTCTTGGTACTGATGTGATGGCGTGGTTGAAGGCTCTGGTCGCAAATAGAAATGCAGCTGGAGTGGCACAAGACAATATATTCTTATTCGCACGAAGTTGTTACGGAGGCTCAGGTCATATACGAGGAAGCAACTGTCTA
Above is a genomic segment from Asterias amurensis chromosome 6, ASM3211899v1 containing:
- the LOC139938630 gene encoding uncharacterized protein yields the protein MRRDNVGLIVKNDSLILEVAKREYLRLGHDVTQHGYIRNKLRELGRLVIQLRQNTHQPNASLEVFVHPRHLNDIVKAVHDVAGFSEGKQMYHVPSLALKIGHSIKRCALILQASALEFNLRQKAEQAEQFRQLCEIKWPELVSTHAHRTLYQGKRNKPADLPTNADVVKISSFLHETGNWEVQLLHSAKGHEITPAWKKLNEVTLCHLIIFNRRRQGEVSKMKLEDFQKRSSAAIVNGDCVMTDLERHLCKMFKVIEIVGKRGRTVPVLLGTDVMAWLKALVANRNAAGVAQDNIFLFARSCYGGSGHIRGSNCLRAYANQAGLENADSMRSTKLRKHVATVSQILALNEHQLETLADFMGHDLRVHREYYRLPDTVQRVTKLSRLFLSLERGNLVSQHGKSLEELHVTGEGFSSDEDSSDSGDSCDPALEDSVDDRRPPTQTDPAPKDRQVKRRQFKRRPWTAQEKKDVTEGLQRLFLLKTIPGKRDIESSCPVALQTRTWRNIKDFCRNTMTLQQI